The DNA segment ATCGACACGCCCCTGGGCGGATTCGATGGCACCGTGCGCATCGCAGGGCGCCACAACGTGGCCAACGCACTGGCCGCCACGGCCTGCGCGCTGGCCGCCGGGGCTCCGCTCGATGCCATCGCGCGCGGCCTCGCGGCCTTCGAGCCGGTGAAGGGCCGCTCGCGCGCCTTCACGGCCGCGGTGCCGCAGCCGGGCGGCGGCTCCCGCCGGATCACGGCCGTGGACGACACCTACAACGCCAACCCCGACTCCATGCACGCGGCCATCGACGTGCTGGGCGAACTGCCCGGCCCGCGGCTGCTGGTGATGGGCGACATGGGTGAGGTGGGCGACCAGGGCCCGCAGTTCCACGCGGAAGCGGGATCGCATGCGCGCGACCGCGGCATCGAGCGGCTGTTCGCGCTGGGAGCGCTCGGCATTCACGCCGTGCAGGCCTTCGGGCCGCAGGCACGGCATTTCGACGACATGGCATCGCTGCTCGCGGCGGTGCGGGAAGCCGCGCCCTCGGCGGGCAGCGTGCTGGTGAAGGGATCGCGGTTCATGAAGATGGAACAGGTGGTGCAGGCGCTGGAGGCGCCGGATGCGGAGTCGCAGATCCACCCCGGGGGCAGCGGCCATGGCGCTGCAGCAGGTGCACGCGCCGCCGCGCAAGGGGGGGCCGCATGCTCCTGATGCTGTCCCAGTGGCTGCAGGGCCTGTCGCCCGAATTCGGCTTCTTCCGCGTCTTCCAGTACCTCACCTTCCGTGCGGTGATGGCGGCCATGACGGCGCTGCTCATCGGGCTCCTGGCGGGCCCGAAGGTGATCCGCATGCTCACCGCGCTCAAGATCGGCCAGCCGATCCGCGGCTACGCGATGGAGTCGCACCTGTCCAAGAGCGGCACGCCCACCATGGGCGGCGTGCTCATCCTGGGCGCGATCGCCATCTCCACGCTGCTGTGGTTCGACCTGTCCAACCGCTTCGTCTGGGTGGTGCTGGCCGTCACCCTGGGCTTCGGCGCCATCGGCTGGGTGGACGACTGGCGCAAGGTCGTGCGCAAGGACCCGGAAGGCATGCGCTCGCGCGAGAAGTACTTCTGGCAGTCCGTCATCGGCATCGTGGCTGCGCTCTACCTGGTGTTCTGCATTTCCGAGAACTCGAACGCGCGCGTGTTCGAACTCTTCATCACCTGGATCCAGTCGGGCTTCTCTATGGACCTGCCGCCCCAGGCGGGCCTGCTCGTGCCGTTCTTCAAGGAAGTGAGCTATCCGCTGGGCGTGCTGGGCTTCGTGATCCTGACCTACCTCGTCATCGTGGGCTCCAGCAACGCGGTCAACCTGACCGACGGCCTGGACGGCCTGGCCATCATGCCGGTGGTCATGGTGGGCGCCTCCCTGGGGGTGTTCGCCTATGTCACGGGCAGTTCGGTGTATTCCAAGTACCTGCTCTTTCCGAACATCGCCGGTGCCGGCGAACTGCTGATCTTCTGCTCGGCCATGGCCGGCGCGGGGCTGGCCTTCCTGTGGTTCAACACCCATCCGGCGCAGGTCTTCATGGGCGACGTGGGCGCACTCGCGCTGGGCGGCGCCCTGGGCACCATCGCCGTGATCGTGCGCCAGGAAATCGTGCTGGCCATCATGGGCGGCATCTTCGTGGTCGAGGCCCTCTCGGTGATGCTGCAGGTCACCTGGTTCAAGTACACCAAGCGCCGCTACGGCGAGGGCCGGCGCCTGCTCAAGATGGCGCCGCTGCACCACCACTTCGAGAAGAGCGGCTGGAAGGAGACGCAGGTCGTCGTGCGCTTCTGGATCATCACCATGCTGCTGTGCCTGATCGGCCTCACCACGCTCAAGCTGCGATGAACCCGACCGATCGCGACCTCCATCCCGCCACCGGCGCCCCCCTGGGCGCCGAAGCCGCGCCATGGCCCCGTCCTGCTGCCGTGGCGGAGGAAGCGCCTGCGCCTGCCGACATTCCTGCGGCAGCGGGCGCGGCAGCCGAAAGCCCGGCCGGGGAAAGCGCGCCAACGCTCGCCACCGAAGCCATCGCCGCCGACAACGACGCTCTGGTTGCCGCGGAAGCGGGAAGCAGCCCGGAGCCGGTGGCAGAGACCGGTGAGAAGCCGGTGGCGCTGGCAGACGGATTCGACATGACCGCGCCGCGCGTTTCCGCGGCGCAGGCGGCCGCGGAGTTCGTGGCCCGCATCTTCGCGGATGTCCAGGCCGAGGCCTCCCCGGCCACCGATGCCGCAGATGCGGGCGAGGCACCCGTGGGCGATGCTGCCGGCGCGGAGTCTCCGGCGGATGGCGGCGAGCCCGCGGAACCCCTCGGCCGTCCCGCCGACACGCTGCGCCCGCTGGCGGGCCGTCGCATCCTCATCCTGGGGCTGGGCGCATCGGGCCTGGCGATGGCGCGCTGGTGCGTGCGCTGCGGCGCCGAGGACGTGACCGTGGCCGATACCCGCGAGGCACCGCCGCGGCTGGCCGTGCTGCAATCCGAACTGCCCGGTGTGCGCTTCGTCGCGGGCGCGTTCGACGCGTCGCTGGTGCAGGGCCGCGGGCTGCATGCCATCTACCGTTCACCGGGCCTCGCGCCCGATACGGTGGCTCCGGTGTTCACCGCGGCCGCCGCCGAGGAAGGCATCGCCACCGGGGGCGAGCTCAGCCTTTTCTCCATGGCGCTGGCTGCGCTCAGGGAATCCCACGGCTACGCGCCCGCTGTGCTGGCCATCACCGGCACCAACGGCAAGACCACGGTAACCTCGCTCACCGGCCTGCTCGTCGAATGCGCGGGACGCTCGGTGGCCGTGGCCGGCAACATCGGCCCGACCCTGCTCGACACCCTGGGCCGCCACCTCGATGCCGACACCCTGCCGCAAGCCTGGGTGCTGGAACTCTCCAGCTTCCAGCTCGACGGCGCGACCGGCTTCGAGCCCACCGCGGCGACCGTGCTCAACATCACCCAGGACCACCTCGACTGGCACGGCGACATGCAGGCCTATGCACGCGCCAAGGCCCGGATCTTCGGCCAGTCCGGCCTCATGGTGCTCAACCGCGAGGACGCCGCCGTGATGGACATGCTGCCGCCACCCGTGCGCGTGAAGCTGCAGAAGCCGCAGCTGCGCGCCCATGTGACCTTCGGTGCCGACATGCCCCAGCGGCCGGGGGATTTCGGCATCGAGACCGTCAACGGCATGGCCTGGCTGGTGCGCGCGCAGGAATCCGACGAGACGGCGAAGCGCACGCGCAGCCATGCCGAGGAAGACTTGCACATCCAGCGCCTGATGCCGGCCGACGCACTGCGCATCCGCGGCCGCCACAACGCCGTGAACGCGCTGGCCGCGCTGGCGCTCGCGCATGCGGCCGGCTGCCCGTTCGCCCCCATGCTCTACGCCCTGCGCGAGTACCGCGGCGAGCCGCACCGCGTGGAGCCCCTGGGCCGCGTGAACGAGGTGGAGTATTTCGACGACAGCAAGGGCACCAACGTGGGCGCCACGGTGGCCGCGCTGGGCGGCCTGGGTGCCGACCGCCGCGTCGTGGTGATCCTGGGCGGCGACGGCAAGGGCCAGGACTTCTCGCCGCTGGCCATGCCGGTGTCGCGCTACGTGCGCGCCGCCGTGCTCATCGGCCGCGACGCGCCGCAGATCCGTGCCGCCCTGCGGGATGCGGGCGTGCCGCTGGTCGACGCGCCCACGCTGCCGGAGGCCGTGCGCCTGGCCGCGCAGCGGGCCCATGCGGGCGATGCGGTGCTGATGTCGCCCGCCTGCGCGAGCTTCGACATGTTCCGCAACTACGAACACCGCGCCGAGGTGTTCCGCGAGGCCGTCCAGGCGCTCGCGGACGAGGCCGGACAGGCACTGGAAGGGGGGCTGGCATGACCGCGGGCGCTGCTGCGTCGTCTCCACAGGGCCTGCGCCAGCGGATGGCCGGCTGGTTCGGGCGCGGCGCCGCGCCCGCGGCCGACGTGCTGCCCGTGCGCGTGGGTGGCACGGAATACCGCCAGACCACGACCACTCCGGCGCGCGTGCTCGGTTTCGACCAGGCCCTGCTCTGGGTGGTGGTGGCGCTGCTGGCCTGGGGGCTGGTCATGGTCTATTCGGCATCCATCGCCATGCCGGACAACCCGCGCTTCGGCAAGATCGCACCCACCCATTTCCTCATGCGCCACATCTTCGCGCTGGGGATGGGTTTCGTGGCCGCGCTGCTCGCCTTCCAGGTGCCCATGTCCGTGTGGGAGCGCGTCGCGCCCTGGCTGTTCGTGCTCTCCATCGTCCTGCTGATGGCGGTGCTGGTGCCGCACGTGGGCACGGTGGTCAACGGCGCGCGGCGCTGGCTGTCCCTGGGCATCATGAACTTCCAGCCCTCGGAGCTCGCGAAGTTCGCGGTGCTGATCTATGCGGCCGACTACATGGTGCGCAAGATGGAGGTGAAGGAGCGCTTCTTCCGCGCCGTGCTGCCCATGGGCGTGGCGGTGGCGGTCGTGGGCGTGCTGCTGCTGGCCGAGCCCGACATGGGCGCCTTCATGGTGATCGCCATCATCGCCATGGGCATCCTGTTCCTGGGCGGCGTCAACGCCCGCATGTTCTTCCTGATTGCCGCCGTGCTGGTGTTCGCCTTCGCCGTCATGGTGATGGGCAGTCCATGGCGCCGGGAGCGGATCTTCGCCTACCTCGACCCGTTCAGCGAGGCGCATGCGCTCGGCAAGGGCTACCAGCTGTCGCACTCGCTCATCGCCATCGGCCGTGGCGAGATCTTCGGCGTCGGTCTGGGCGGCAGCGTGGAAAAGCTGCACTGGCTGCCCGAAGCCCACACCGACTTCCTGCTCGCCGTGATCGGCGAGGAATTCGGCCTCGTCGGCGTGCTGGTGGTGATCGCGCTGTTCTTCTGGATGACGCGCCGCATCATGCACATCGGCCGCCAGGCCATCGCCCTGGACCGCGTCTTCGCGGGCCTCGTCGCGCAGGGCGTGGCGATCTGGATGGGCTTCCAGGCCTTCATCAACATGGGCGTGAACCTCGGCGCCCTGCCCACCAAGGGCCTGACCCTGCCGCTCATGAGCTTCGGCGGGTCGGCCATCCTCATGAACCTCGTGGCGATCGCGGTGGTGCTGCGGGTGGACTATGAAAACAAGCACCTCATGCGCGGAGGCCGCGTATGAGGTGCTTGTTTCGCCAAAACAATGCACTCGCCACGCGCCAGCGTGGTGAGGCGCGCAGCGCCATGCGCGGAGGCCGCGTATGACGACCACCCCCAGGACCGCCCTCGTGATGGCCGGCGGCACCGGCGGCCACATCTTCCCCGGCCTGGCCGTGGCCGAAGAGCTGCGCGCACGCGGCTGGAACGTGCACTGGCTGGGCACGCCCGGCAGCATGGAGTCCCGCATCGTGCCGCCGCAGGGTTTCGCCTTCGAGCCGATCGATTTCTCGGGCGTGCGCGGCAAGGGACTGGCCACGCTGGCGCTGCTGCCGCTGCGGCTGCTGCGCGCGTTCTGGCAGGCGCTCGCGGTGGTGCGGCGCGTGCAGCCCGACGTGGTCGTGGGGCTGGGTGGCTACGTCACCTTCCCGGGCGGGATGATGGCCGTGCTCTGCGGCAAGCCGCTCGTGGTGCACGAACAGAATTCGGTGGCCGGCCTGGTGAACAAGGTGCTGGCCGGCGTGGCCGACCGGGTCTTCACCGCCTTTCCCGGTGCGCTGCGCAAGGGCGCCTGGGTCGGCAACCCGCTGCGCACCGCCTTCACGCGCCAGGCCGATCCGCAGGCGCGCTTCGCGGGCCGCAGCGGTCCGCTGCGCCTGCTGGTGGTCGGCGGCAGCCTGGGCGCCAAGGCGCTCAACGACATCGTGCCGCAGGCGCTGGCCCTCATTCCCGCAGAACGGCGCCCGGTGGTCACCCACCAGAGCGGAACGGCCCAGATCGATGCGCTGCGTGCGAACTACGCCGCCGCGGGCGTCGAGGCCTCGCTCACCCCCTTCATCGACGACACCGCCACCGCGTTCGCCGAGGCCGACCTCATCGTCTGCCGCGCGGGCGCGAGCACGGTGACCGAAATCGCCGCCGTGGGCGCGGCGGCCGTCTTCGTGCCTTTCCCGCACGCGGTGGACGACCACCAGACGGCCAACGCCCGCTTCCTCGCCGACGCCGGCGGTGGATGGCTCGTGCAGCAGCGCGACCTGTCCGCCGAAGCGCTGGCGCAATTGCTACAAAATACGGAGCGCGAAGCGCTGTTGGAGCGCGCGCTGAAAGCCAAGACGATGCAGAAGATCCACGCCACCCGCGAGGTGGCGAACGCGTGCGAGGAATTGACCGCATGAAGCACGCCATCCGCCACATCCATTTCGTGGGACTCGGGGGCGCCGGCATGTGCGGCATCGCCGAAGTGCTGTTCAACCTGGGCTACGAGATCTCGGGTTCCGACCTCGCCGACAGCGCCACGCTGCGCCGGCTGGCGGCGCTGGGCATCGCCACCCACGTGGGCCATGCGGCCGCGCACATCGAAGGCGCTGATGCCGTGGTCACCTCGACCGCCGTGCAGGCCGACAACCCCGAAGTGCTCGCCGCGCGCGAGCGCAAGATCCCGGTGGTGCCGCGTGCCCTGATGCTCGCCGAGCTGATGCGCCTCAAGCGCGGCATCGCGATCGCCGGCACGCACGGCAAGACCACCACCACCAGCCTCGTGACCAGCGTGCTTGCGGAAGCCGGGCTGGATCCCACCTTCGTGATCGGCGGACGCCTCAACAGCGCGGGCGCCAACGCCAAGCTGGGTCAGGGCGAATACATCGTGGTGGAGGCCGACGAATCTGACGCGTCCTTCCTCAATCTGCTGCCCGTGATGGCCGTGGTGACGAACATCGACGCCGACCACATGGAGACCTACGGCCACGACTTCGGCCGCCTGAAGTCGGCCTTCGTGGATTTCCTGCACCGCATGCCGTTCTACGGCACGGCCATCCTGTGCACCGACAACCCGGCGATCCGCGAGATCCTGCCCGATGTCACCTGCCCGGTCACGAGCTACGGCTTTTCCGAGGATGCGCAGGTGCGTGCCGTGGACGTGCGGGCCGACGCAGGCCGCATGCGCTTCCGCGTGCAGCGCCGCAACGGCGTCACGCTGCCCGACCTCGACGTGGTGCTGAACCTCGCGGGCGAGCACAACGTGCTCAACGCACTGTCGGCGATCGCCGTGGCCGTCGAGCTGAACATTCCCGACGAGGCGCTGCTGCGCGCGCTCGCGCAGTTCAAGGGCGTGGGCCGGCGCTTCCAGCGCTACGGCGAACTGCCCGCGCAGGGCGGCGGCACCTTCACCCTGATCGAGGATTACGGTCACCATCCCGTGGAAATGACGGCCACGCTGGCCGCGGCGCGCGGCGCGTTCCCGGGCCGCCGCCTCGTGCTGGCCTTCCAGCCGCACCGCTACAGCCGCACGCGCGACTGCTTCGAGGATTTCGTGAAGGTGATGGGCAGCGCCGACGCCGTGCTGCTCACCGAGGTCTATGCGGCCGGCGAGGCGCCCATCGTGGCGGCCGACGGCCGTTCGCTCGCCCGTGCGGTGCGCGTGGCGGGGCAGGTGGAGCCCGTCTTCGTGGACGACATCGGCGAGCTGCCGCGGCGCATCGCGGACAACGCACGCAGCGGCGACGTGGTGCTGTGCATGGGCGCCGGCTCGATCGGCGCCGTGCCCGCGAAGGTGGTGGAGATGCTGCGGGCCGAGGCGCCGGCGGTGCAGGAAGGACGGTGACGGCGGTGGACCTGAAAGATTCCGAAATCGACGTGCGCGCCCTGGGCAAGGTCGCGGTCCTGATGGGTGGCGACTCCGCCGAGCGGGAGGTCTCGCTCATGTCCGGCGGCGGCGTGCTGCAGGCGCTGCGCGCGCGTGGCGTGGATGCGCATGCCTTCGATCCGTCGCAGTCCGACCTGTCGGAGCTCAAGAGCCATGGCTATGCACGCTGCTTCATCGCGCTGCATGGCCGGCATGGCGAGGACGGCACCGTGCAGGGCGCGCTGGAACTGCTGGGCATTCCCTATACCGGCCCGGGCGTGATGGCGTCGTCCATCGCCATGGACAAGATCATGACCAAGCGCATCTGGCGCTTCGAGGGCCTGCCCACGCCGGACTGGCGGCTGGTATCGAGCGCCGCCGAGACCGCGCAGGCGCTCAAGGACCTGGGTTCGCCCATGATCGTCAAGCCCTCGCGCGAGGGCTCGACCATCGGGCTGACCAAGGTCACCTCGCCCGGCCAGTGCGAGCAGGCCTACCGCCTGGCCTCGCGCTACGACCCCGAGGTGCTGTGCGAGCAGTTCATCGACGGCGAGGAAACCACCTGTCCCGTGCTGGGGCAGGGCGCGGGCGCGCATGCGCTGCCCGTGATCCGCATCGTGGCGCCCGAGGGCAACTACGACTACCAGAACAAGTACTTCACCGACGTCACGCAGTACCACTGCCCCAGCGGCCTGCCCGAGCAGGAGGAGCGCGAGATCCGGCGCCTGGTGGTGGAAGCGTTCCGCACGCTGCAGTGCCGCGGCTGGGCCCGTGCCGACATCATGATCCGCGCGAGCGACCGCAAGCCCTTCCTGCTGGAGATCAACACCTCTCCCGGCATGACCGGCCATTCGCTGGTGCCCATGTCGGCGCGCGCCATGGGCGTGAGCTACGAGGAGCTGTGCCTGCGCATCCTGGCGGGGGCGTCGCTCGATGCGCGGCAGGGCCAGGCGGGCGCCGCAGGACATCCGGGAGCCGCATGACCACGAACACGCTGCCCGCACCGCTGGACGTGAAGCTCATGAACTGGACCGCGACGGTCCTGTTCGTGGGCTGCGCCGCGGCCGTGCTGGTGGCGGCCGGGTCATGGGCGCGCCACCACCCGATGTTCGCGATCGGGCGCATCGTGGTGCAGGGCGAGCTGGTCCACAACAACGCGGTGACGCTGCGCGCCAACGTCGGCCCGCACCTGGTGGGCAACTTCTTCACCATGGACCTGGCCGCCGTGCGCGAAGCCTTCGAGCAGGTGCCTTGGGTACGCCGCGCGCTGGTGCGGCGCGAGTTTCCCAACGGCCTGCGCGTGGAGCTGCAGGAACACGACGCCTTCGCCTACTGGGGGCCGGAAGAGGGCTCGACCCTGCTCAGCACCCGCGGCGAGGTCTTCGAGGCCAGCGCCGACGACCTGGAAGACGATGACCTGCCCCGCCTGCAGGGCCCGCAGGGCCAGTCGGAAGCGGTGATGCGCATGTACCAGCGGCTCGCCCCGGTGGTGGAACCCCTGGGCGCGCACCTCGCGTCGCTCGAGCTCTCCACGCGCGGCAGCTGGCGGGCATCGCTGTCGGGCGGTGCGGCGCTGGAGCTGGGCGGCGGCACGC comes from the Paracidovorax avenae ATCC 19860 genome and includes:
- the mraY gene encoding phospho-N-acetylmuramoyl-pentapeptide-transferase, encoding MLLMLSQWLQGLSPEFGFFRVFQYLTFRAVMAAMTALLIGLLAGPKVIRMLTALKIGQPIRGYAMESHLSKSGTPTMGGVLILGAIAISTLLWFDLSNRFVWVVLAVTLGFGAIGWVDDWRKVVRKDPEGMRSREKYFWQSVIGIVAALYLVFCISENSNARVFELFITWIQSGFSMDLPPQAGLLVPFFKEVSYPLGVLGFVILTYLVIVGSSNAVNLTDGLDGLAIMPVVMVGASLGVFAYVTGSSVYSKYLLFPNIAGAGELLIFCSAMAGAGLAFLWFNTHPAQVFMGDVGALALGGALGTIAVIVRQEIVLAIMGGIFVVEALSVMLQVTWFKYTKRRYGEGRRLLKMAPLHHHFEKSGWKETQVVVRFWIITMLLCLIGLTTLKLR
- the murD gene encoding UDP-N-acetylmuramoyl-L-alanine--D-glutamate ligase, which codes for MNPTDRDLHPATGAPLGAEAAPWPRPAAVAEEAPAPADIPAAAGAAAESPAGESAPTLATEAIAADNDALVAAEAGSSPEPVAETGEKPVALADGFDMTAPRVSAAQAAAEFVARIFADVQAEASPATDAADAGEAPVGDAAGAESPADGGEPAEPLGRPADTLRPLAGRRILILGLGASGLAMARWCVRCGAEDVTVADTREAPPRLAVLQSELPGVRFVAGAFDASLVQGRGLHAIYRSPGLAPDTVAPVFTAAAAEEGIATGGELSLFSMALAALRESHGYAPAVLAITGTNGKTTVTSLTGLLVECAGRSVAVAGNIGPTLLDTLGRHLDADTLPQAWVLELSSFQLDGATGFEPTAATVLNITQDHLDWHGDMQAYARAKARIFGQSGLMVLNREDAAVMDMLPPPVRVKLQKPQLRAHVTFGADMPQRPGDFGIETVNGMAWLVRAQESDETAKRTRSHAEEDLHIQRLMPADALRIRGRHNAVNALAALALAHAAGCPFAPMLYALREYRGEPHRVEPLGRVNEVEYFDDSKGTNVGATVAALGGLGADRRVVVILGGDGKGQDFSPLAMPVSRYVRAAVLIGRDAPQIRAALRDAGVPLVDAPTLPEAVRLAAQRAHAGDAVLMSPACASFDMFRNYEHRAEVFREAVQALADEAGQALEGGLA
- the ftsW gene encoding putative lipid II flippase FtsW, with amino-acid sequence MTAGAAASSPQGLRQRMAGWFGRGAAPAADVLPVRVGGTEYRQTTTTPARVLGFDQALLWVVVALLAWGLVMVYSASIAMPDNPRFGKIAPTHFLMRHIFALGMGFVAALLAFQVPMSVWERVAPWLFVLSIVLLMAVLVPHVGTVVNGARRWLSLGIMNFQPSELAKFAVLIYAADYMVRKMEVKERFFRAVLPMGVAVAVVGVLLLAEPDMGAFMVIAIIAMGILFLGGVNARMFFLIAAVLVFAFAVMVMGSPWRRERIFAYLDPFSEAHALGKGYQLSHSLIAIGRGEIFGVGLGGSVEKLHWLPEAHTDFLLAVIGEEFGLVGVLVVIALFFWMTRRIMHIGRQAIALDRVFAGLVAQGVAIWMGFQAFINMGVNLGALPTKGLTLPLMSFGGSAILMNLVAIAVVLRVDYENKHLMRGGRV
- the murG gene encoding undecaprenyldiphospho-muramoylpentapeptide beta-N-acetylglucosaminyltransferase, which translates into the protein MTTTPRTALVMAGGTGGHIFPGLAVAEELRARGWNVHWLGTPGSMESRIVPPQGFAFEPIDFSGVRGKGLATLALLPLRLLRAFWQALAVVRRVQPDVVVGLGGYVTFPGGMMAVLCGKPLVVHEQNSVAGLVNKVLAGVADRVFTAFPGALRKGAWVGNPLRTAFTRQADPQARFAGRSGPLRLLVVGGSLGAKALNDIVPQALALIPAERRPVVTHQSGTAQIDALRANYAAAGVEASLTPFIDDTATAFAEADLIVCRAGASTVTEIAAVGAAAVFVPFPHAVDDHQTANARFLADAGGGWLVQQRDLSAEALAQLLQNTEREALLERALKAKTMQKIHATREVANACEELTA
- the murC gene encoding UDP-N-acetylmuramate--L-alanine ligase yields the protein MKHAIRHIHFVGLGGAGMCGIAEVLFNLGYEISGSDLADSATLRRLAALGIATHVGHAAAHIEGADAVVTSTAVQADNPEVLAARERKIPVVPRALMLAELMRLKRGIAIAGTHGKTTTTSLVTSVLAEAGLDPTFVIGGRLNSAGANAKLGQGEYIVVEADESDASFLNLLPVMAVVTNIDADHMETYGHDFGRLKSAFVDFLHRMPFYGTAILCTDNPAIREILPDVTCPVTSYGFSEDAQVRAVDVRADAGRMRFRVQRRNGVTLPDLDVVLNLAGEHNVLNALSAIAVAVELNIPDEALLRALAQFKGVGRRFQRYGELPAQGGGTFTLIEDYGHHPVEMTATLAAARGAFPGRRLVLAFQPHRYSRTRDCFEDFVKVMGSADAVLLTEVYAAGEAPIVAADGRSLARAVRVAGQVEPVFVDDIGELPRRIADNARSGDVVLCMGAGSIGAVPAKVVEMLRAEAPAVQEGR
- a CDS encoding D-alanine--D-alanine ligase, coding for MTAVDLKDSEIDVRALGKVAVLMGGDSAEREVSLMSGGGVLQALRARGVDAHAFDPSQSDLSELKSHGYARCFIALHGRHGEDGTVQGALELLGIPYTGPGVMASSIAMDKIMTKRIWRFEGLPTPDWRLVSSAAETAQALKDLGSPMIVKPSREGSTIGLTKVTSPGQCEQAYRLASRYDPEVLCEQFIDGEETTCPVLGQGAGAHALPVIRIVAPEGNYDYQNKYFTDVTQYHCPSGLPEQEEREIRRLVVEAFRTLQCRGWARADIMIRASDRKPFLLEINTSPGMTGHSLVPMSARAMGVSYEELCLRILAGASLDARQGQAGAAGHPGAA
- a CDS encoding cell division protein FtsQ/DivIB, which codes for MTTNTLPAPLDVKLMNWTATVLFVGCAAAVLVAAGSWARHHPMFAIGRIVVQGELVHNNAVTLRANVGPHLVGNFFTMDLAAVREAFEQVPWVRRALVRREFPNGLRVELQEHDAFAYWGPEEGSTLLSTRGEVFEASADDLEDDDLPRLQGPQGQSEAVMRMYQRLAPVVEPLGAHLASLELSTRGSWRASLSGGAALELGGGTPEDVEARTRRFVRTVARVAAQYGRRPDALESADLRHPDGYALRLRGVTTVEGDAPRAVRAAVRRTPPRNR